A stretch of the Mycolicibacterium celeriflavum genome encodes the following:
- a CDS encoding alpha/beta hydrolase produces the protein MTESLPAASSWSPNRREAVVNAAAGVTLRALPHIPHAAKRVLLGGRTVTIDGNTLDTTLALMLAGQKLTGIEGLVNADDVAAARGQLEVLAASFKQSIPVAAVSNIMIAGPAGPIRARHYRPIEGQGPLLVFFHGGGQVIGSIDTHDDLCREICRRGGMHVLSVDYRLAPEHPAPAGTEDAYAAFRWAHDHATELGADPDRIAVGGDSAGGNQATLVAHRARAEGPLPAAQLLLYPVTDYSAETRSQALFANGYFLTRDDLGWFRDKYLSGGVAADDPQVSPLLADDLSGLPPALIITAGFDPLRDEGRQYADAMRAAGVPVDHREFGPLIHGFANFFPFGGDSTTAVAEVISALRAHLARD, from the coding sequence ATGACTGAAAGTCTGCCAGCCGCAAGCTCCTGGAGTCCCAACCGCCGGGAGGCTGTCGTCAACGCTGCGGCGGGTGTCACCCTGCGCGCACTTCCGCACATCCCGCACGCGGCCAAACGCGTGTTGCTCGGCGGCCGCACGGTCACCATCGACGGCAACACGCTCGACACCACGCTCGCGCTGATGCTCGCCGGCCAGAAGCTCACCGGCATCGAAGGACTGGTCAATGCCGACGACGTCGCCGCGGCCCGGGGTCAGCTGGAGGTACTGGCCGCCAGCTTCAAGCAGAGCATCCCCGTCGCCGCGGTAAGCAACATCATGATCGCAGGACCTGCCGGACCCATCCGGGCGCGTCACTACCGGCCCATCGAGGGCCAGGGTCCCCTGCTGGTCTTCTTCCATGGCGGCGGCCAGGTCATCGGAAGCATCGACACCCACGACGACCTGTGCCGCGAGATCTGCCGACGCGGCGGCATGCACGTGCTCTCGGTCGACTATCGCCTGGCACCCGAGCATCCGGCGCCCGCGGGCACCGAGGACGCGTACGCCGCGTTCCGCTGGGCGCACGACCACGCCACCGAACTGGGCGCCGACCCGGACCGCATCGCCGTCGGCGGCGACAGCGCGGGCGGTAACCAGGCGACGCTCGTCGCGCACCGCGCCCGCGCCGAGGGCCCGCTGCCGGCCGCGCAGTTGCTGCTCTATCCGGTCACCGACTACAGCGCCGAAACCCGGTCACAGGCGCTGTTCGCAAACGGGTACTTCCTGACCAGAGACGACCTCGGGTGGTTTCGAGACAAGTACCTCAGCGGGGGAGTCGCCGCCGACGACCCGCAGGTGTCGCCACTGCTGGCCGACGACTTGTCCGGTCTGCCCCCTGCATTGATCATCACCGCCGGGTTCGACCCGCTGCGCGACGAGGGCAGGCAGTACGCCGACGCGATGCGGGCGGCGGGCGTGCCGGTCGACCACCGCGAGTTCGGCCCCCTGATCCACGGATTCGCCAACTTCTTCCCGTTCGGCGGCGACAGCACCACCGCGGTCGCCGAGGTGATCTCCGCGCTGCGGGCTCATCTGGCCCGCGACTGA
- a CDS encoding DsbA family protein has protein sequence MASKPKKTPRYDLKAADRNRNRAVQIGLTAIVVVFAVALVLYIVMTKGDKPGEGEVRAVHVASSNVITKEGTSEPKAVLSLYEDFLCPACGNFEKQFGPTINKLIDSGAVAADYYMVSILDRAGQGYSTRAANAAYCVADADKEAFRRFHAALFAQQPPEGVGPFPDNARLIEIARQAGVTGDVPECINSGRYEKMVKGLAKAANVNSTPTIRINGEDYSPSTPDALIAEIEKIVGEVPALDAGAPPPNPDPTPQPAP, from the coding sequence GTGGCCTCGAAACCGAAGAAGACCCCGCGCTACGACCTGAAGGCAGCCGATCGCAACCGCAATCGGGCGGTGCAGATCGGCTTGACCGCCATCGTCGTGGTCTTCGCCGTCGCGCTGGTGCTGTACATCGTGATGACCAAGGGCGACAAGCCCGGTGAGGGTGAAGTCAGGGCGGTGCACGTGGCGTCGAGCAACGTGATCACCAAGGAGGGCACCTCCGAGCCCAAGGCCGTGCTGTCGCTCTACGAGGACTTCCTGTGCCCCGCGTGCGGCAACTTCGAAAAGCAGTTCGGGCCCACGATCAACAAGCTCATCGACAGCGGTGCCGTCGCCGCCGACTACTACATGGTCTCCATCCTCGACCGGGCGGGGCAGGGCTACTCGACACGCGCGGCCAACGCGGCCTACTGCGTGGCCGACGCGGACAAGGAGGCCTTCCGGCGTTTCCATGCCGCGCTGTTCGCCCAGCAGCCGCCCGAGGGCGTCGGCCCGTTCCCCGACAACGCCCGGCTCATCGAAATCGCCCGGCAAGCCGGCGTGACCGGCGATGTTCCCGAGTGCATCAACAGCGGCCGCTACGAGAAGATGGTCAAGGGCCTTGCCAAAGCCGCCAACGTCAACTCGACGCCGACGATCCGCATCAACGGCGAGGACTACTCGCCGTCCACCCCTGACGCGTTGATCGCCGAGATCGAGAAAATCGTCGGCGAAGTGCCCGCACTGGATGCCGGGGCCCCGCCCCCGAACCCCGATCCGACACCGCAGCCGGCGCCGTGA
- a CDS encoding pyruvate carboxylase → MISKVLVANRGEIAIRAFRAAYEMGIDTVAVYAHEDRNSLHRLKADESYQIGETGHPVRAYLSVDEIIRVAKHAGADAVYPGYGFLSENPDLAAACVESGITFIGPSAKVLELTGNKSRAIDAARTAGLPVLNSSAPSASADELMAAASSLEFPLFVKAVSGGGGRGMRRVADADALPDAIDAASREAESAFGDPTLYLEQAVLNPRHIEVQILADTHGNVMHLFERDCSVQRRHQKVIEMAPAPNLSDELRQRICADAVTFARQIDYTFAGTVEFLLDERGHYVFIECNPRIQVEHTVTEEITDVDLVSSQLRIADGETLESLGLSQDMMTAPRGFAMQCRITTEDPANGFRPDTGRITGYRTPGGAGIRLDGGTHLGAEISAHFDSMLVKLTCRGRDFGAAVARSRRALAEFRIRGVSTNIPFLQAVVNDADFRAGRVSTSFIDERPYLLTARTPADRGTKILNYLADVTVNQPHGPRTASVYPQDKLPDIDLDAPAPAGSKQLLTELGPDGFARWLRDSKPLGVTDTTFRDAHQSLLATRLRTTGLLMVAPYVARMTPQLLSLECWGGATYDVALRFLKEDPWERLAALREAVPNICLQMLLRGRNTVGYTPYPETVTDAFVAEATATGIDIYRIFDALNNVESMRPAIDAVRETGTAVAEVAMSYTGDLSDPGENLYTLDYYLKLAEQIVEAGAHVLAIKDMAGLLRPPAAHKLISALRTRFDLPVHVHTHDTPGGQLATYLAAWQAGASAVDGAAAPLAGTTSQPALSSIVAAAAHTEYDTGLSLQAVCDLEPYWEALRKVYAPFDVVASGPPFPTGRVYHHEIPGGQLSNLRQQAIALGFGDRFEEIEANYAAADRVLGRLVKVTPSSKVVGDLALALVGAGISADEFASDPSRFDIPESVIGFLRGELGEPPGGWPEPLRSKALAGRAPAKPQPELSEEDEAVLAQAGPKRQAALNRLLFPGPTKELDAHREQYGDTSSLSANQFFYGLRHGEEHRVQLERGVELLIGLEAISDPDERGMRTVMCILNGQLRPVVVRDRSVASDIPTAEKADRANPDHVAAPFAGVVTVNVAVDDQVEAGQTIATIEAMKMEAAITAPKAGKVSRVAVSETAQVEGGDLLVVVS, encoded by the coding sequence GTGATTTCTAAAGTCCTGGTCGCCAATCGCGGCGAGATCGCGATCCGGGCCTTCCGTGCCGCCTATGAGATGGGGATCGACACGGTTGCGGTGTACGCACACGAGGACCGCAACTCACTGCACCGGCTGAAAGCCGACGAGTCCTATCAGATCGGTGAGACCGGACACCCGGTCCGGGCGTACCTCTCGGTAGACGAGATCATCCGGGTGGCCAAGCATGCCGGCGCCGACGCGGTGTATCCGGGCTACGGCTTCCTGTCGGAGAACCCTGACCTTGCCGCTGCGTGTGTCGAGAGCGGAATCACGTTCATCGGGCCCAGCGCGAAAGTGCTCGAGTTGACCGGCAACAAATCCCGGGCGATCGACGCGGCCCGCACCGCGGGCCTGCCGGTGCTGAACTCGTCGGCGCCGTCGGCTTCGGCCGATGAGCTCATGGCTGCCGCGTCGAGCCTGGAGTTCCCGTTGTTCGTCAAGGCCGTATCCGGTGGAGGCGGCCGCGGAATGCGACGGGTGGCGGACGCGGATGCGTTGCCCGATGCGATCGATGCCGCGTCGCGCGAGGCCGAGTCGGCGTTCGGCGACCCGACGCTGTATCTCGAGCAGGCGGTACTCAACCCCCGCCACATCGAGGTGCAGATCCTGGCCGACACCCACGGCAACGTGATGCACCTCTTCGAACGCGACTGCAGCGTGCAACGCCGGCACCAGAAGGTCATCGAGATGGCGCCGGCGCCGAACCTGTCTGACGAACTGCGGCAACGGATCTGCGCTGACGCGGTCACTTTCGCCCGTCAGATCGACTACACCTTCGCGGGCACCGTCGAATTCCTTCTCGACGAGCGCGGTCACTACGTGTTCATCGAGTGCAATCCCCGCATCCAGGTCGAGCACACCGTCACCGAGGAGATCACCGACGTCGACCTCGTCTCGTCGCAGTTGCGCATCGCCGACGGCGAGACACTGGAAAGCCTCGGGCTCAGTCAGGACATGATGACGGCGCCACGGGGTTTTGCTATGCAGTGCCGCATCACCACCGAGGATCCGGCCAACGGGTTTCGGCCCGACACCGGCCGCATCACCGGCTATCGCACGCCGGGCGGCGCGGGCATCCGGCTCGACGGCGGCACGCACCTCGGTGCGGAGATCAGCGCGCATTTCGACTCGATGCTGGTCAAGCTGACGTGCCGGGGCCGCGACTTCGGTGCGGCGGTGGCGCGGTCGCGCCGCGCACTGGCCGAGTTCCGCATCCGCGGCGTGTCGACGAACATCCCGTTCCTGCAGGCGGTGGTGAACGACGCCGACTTCCGTGCCGGACGCGTCAGCACGTCGTTCATCGACGAACGCCCGTATCTGCTGACCGCGCGAACGCCGGCCGACCGCGGCACCAAGATCCTCAACTACCTGGCCGATGTCACGGTGAACCAGCCGCACGGCCCGCGCACGGCGTCGGTGTATCCGCAGGACAAGCTGCCCGACATCGACCTCGATGCCCCAGCGCCGGCCGGCAGCAAGCAGCTGCTGACCGAACTCGGGCCCGACGGGTTCGCCCGCTGGCTGCGCGACTCAAAGCCGTTGGGTGTCACCGACACGACGTTCCGCGATGCGCACCAGTCGCTGCTGGCCACCCGCCTGCGCACCACCGGTCTGCTGATGGTGGCGCCCTACGTCGCGCGGATGACACCGCAGCTGCTGTCACTGGAATGCTGGGGCGGGGCGACTTACGATGTGGCGCTTCGGTTTCTGAAGGAAGACCCATGGGAACGGCTGGCCGCGCTGCGCGAGGCGGTGCCCAACATCTGCCTGCAGATGCTGCTGCGGGGCCGTAACACCGTCGGCTACACCCCGTACCCGGAGACGGTCACCGACGCGTTCGTCGCCGAGGCGACCGCCACCGGCATCGACATCTACCGGATCTTCGACGCGCTCAACAACGTCGAGTCCATGCGGCCCGCCATCGACGCGGTACGCGAAACCGGCACGGCGGTGGCCGAAGTCGCGATGAGCTACACCGGCGACCTGTCCGACCCCGGCGAGAATCTCTACACGCTGGACTACTACCTCAAGCTGGCCGAGCAGATCGTCGAAGCCGGTGCCCACGTGCTGGCGATCAAGGACATGGCCGGGCTGCTGCGTCCCCCCGCTGCCCACAAGTTGATCAGCGCGCTGCGCACCCGGTTCGACCTGCCGGTGCACGTACACACCCACGACACCCCCGGCGGTCAGCTGGCGACTTATCTGGCTGCCTGGCAGGCGGGTGCCAGCGCGGTCGACGGAGCGGCGGCGCCGCTGGCGGGCACCACCAGTCAGCCCGCGCTCAGCTCGATCGTCGCCGCCGCCGCGCACACCGAGTACGACACCGGGTTGTCGCTGCAGGCGGTGTGCGACCTGGAGCCCTACTGGGAGGCGCTGCGAAAGGTCTACGCGCCCTTCGACGTTGTGGCGTCGGGCCCTCCTTTCCCCACTGGGCGGGTGTATCACCACGAGATTCCCGGCGGTCAGCTGTCGAATCTTCGCCAGCAGGCCATCGCGCTCGGGTTCGGTGACCGCTTCGAGGAGATCGAGGCCAACTACGCGGCCGCCGACCGGGTGCTGGGCCGACTGGTGAAGGTGACCCCCTCGTCGAAGGTGGTGGGCGACCTTGCGTTGGCGCTGGTCGGTGCGGGCATCAGCGCCGACGAGTTCGCCTCGGACCCTTCGCGATTCGACATTCCCGAGTCGGTGATCGGATTTTTGCGCGGCGAGCTCGGCGAGCCGCCCGGCGGGTGGCCCGAACCGCTGCGGAGCAAGGCGCTGGCCGGACGGGCGCCCGCGAAACCGCAACCGGAACTCAGCGAGGAAGACGAAGCGGTGCTCGCCCAAGCCGGCCCGAAACGCCAGGCTGCATTGAACCGGTTGTTGTTTCCCGGTCCGACAAAGGAACTCGACGCCCACCGCGAACAGTACGGCGACACGTCGAGCCTGTCGGCCAACCAGTTCTTCTACGGGCTGCGCCACGGCGAGGAGCACCGGGTCCAGCTGGAACGTGGTGTCGAGCTGCTGATCGGGCTCGAGGCGATCTCCGATCCCGACGAGCGCGGCATGCGCACCGTGATGTGCATCCTCAACGGGCAGCTGCGGCCGGTGGTGGTGCGTGACCGCAGCGTGGCCAGTGACATCCCGACCGCGGAGAAGGCCGACCGCGCCAACCCCGACCATGTCGCCGCGCCGTTCGCGGGTGTGGTGACCGTCAACGTCGCCGTGGACGACCAGGTGGAGGCGGGCCAGACCATCGCCACCATCGAGGCGATGAAGATGGAGGCCGCGATCACCGCGCCCAAGGCCGGCAAGGTCAGCAGGGTGGCGGTGTCGGAGACGGCCCAGGTCGAAGGCGGCGATCTTCTGGTGGTGGTCAGCTGA
- a CDS encoding aldo/keto reductase — protein MASPSITLNDGNSIPQVGLGVWQTPAEDTERAAATALDAGYRHIDTAAAYGNEREVGEAVKRSGLAREDVFITTKLWNADQGYDSTLTAFDKSMKRLQLDYLDLYLIHWPMPARGAFVETFKAFAHLREQGRIRSIGVSNFEPEHLRALVDATGIVPAVNQIELHPLLQQEELREAHAQLGIATEAWSPLGQGSLLSNDTIGSVAEAHGKTPAQVLIRWHMQLGNIVIPKSVTPERIVSNFDVFDFELSEQDMASISSLGDGTRLGPDPRTFEFTG, from the coding sequence ATGGCTTCTCCATCAATCACGTTGAATGACGGTAATTCGATACCTCAGGTCGGACTCGGCGTTTGGCAGACCCCGGCGGAGGACACCGAACGCGCCGCCGCGACCGCACTGGACGCCGGCTACCGGCACATCGACACCGCCGCCGCGTACGGCAACGAACGCGAGGTCGGCGAGGCCGTCAAGAGATCGGGGTTGGCGCGGGAGGACGTCTTCATCACCACGAAACTGTGGAACGCCGACCAGGGCTACGACAGCACGCTGACCGCGTTCGACAAGAGCATGAAGCGTTTGCAGCTCGACTACCTCGACCTCTACCTCATCCACTGGCCCATGCCGGCCAGGGGTGCGTTCGTCGAGACCTTCAAGGCCTTCGCGCATCTGCGCGAGCAGGGCCGCATCCGGTCGATCGGGGTGAGCAACTTCGAACCCGAACACTTGCGGGCGCTGGTCGACGCCACCGGGATCGTGCCCGCCGTCAACCAGATCGAACTGCATCCGCTGCTCCAGCAGGAGGAACTTCGAGAGGCGCACGCGCAGCTGGGCATCGCCACCGAAGCATGGAGCCCGCTCGGACAGGGTTCACTGCTGTCGAACGACACCATCGGCTCGGTGGCCGAGGCGCATGGTAAAACGCCGGCCCAGGTGTTGATTAGGTGGCATATGCAGCTCGGCAATATAGTCATCCCGAAGTCGGTGACCCCCGAGAGAATCGTGAGCAACTTCGACGTGTTCGATTTCGAGCTGAGCGAGCAGGACATGGCGTCCATTTCCTCGCTCGGCGACGGCACTCGGTTGGGTCCCGATCCGCGAACATTCGAGTTCACAGGATAG
- the rsmD gene encoding 16S rRNA (guanine(966)-N(2))-methyltransferase RsmD, with protein MTRIVAGVFGGRRITVPQHRSGRGTRPTTDRVREALFNVLAARIDLTGAVVLDLYAGSGALGLEALSRGAVSAVFVESDARAARVIADNIATLGVSRATVRRGTVAAVLSAGASSPVDVVFADPPYDVDADEVARIVAALVDGGWTTEGTVVVVERAASGPPLNWPPGWHVWPSRTYGDTRLELAERS; from the coding sequence CTGACCCGCATCGTCGCCGGGGTCTTCGGCGGTCGACGAATCACCGTGCCGCAGCATCGATCTGGGCGGGGAACCCGGCCCACCACCGACCGGGTCCGCGAAGCGTTGTTCAACGTGCTTGCCGCGCGCATCGACCTCACTGGGGCGGTGGTGCTCGATCTGTACGCCGGCTCAGGAGCCCTGGGCCTCGAGGCGTTGTCGAGGGGAGCGGTGTCCGCGGTCTTCGTGGAATCCGATGCCCGGGCCGCGCGCGTCATCGCCGACAACATCGCCACCTTGGGGGTGTCGCGGGCGACCGTGCGGCGGGGCACGGTGGCCGCGGTGCTCTCGGCCGGGGCGTCGTCACCGGTGGATGTGGTCTTCGCCGATCCGCCTTATGACGTCGACGCGGACGAGGTCGCGCGCATCGTGGCGGCGTTGGTCGACGGCGGATGGACCACCGAGGGCACCGTCGTCGTCGTCGAACGCGCGGCGAGCGGACCACCGCTGAACTGGCCGCCGGGGTGGCACGTGTGGCCGTCGCGCACCTACGGCGACACCCGCCTTGAACTCGCGGAGCGCTCCTAA
- a CDS encoding hemerythrin domain-containing protein: MVETFVQNTDDVVKFLTDQHNLIKDLFDEVLGASETKAREKAFADLRQLLAVHETAEEMVVHPRARKEVADGESIVDARLKEEHEAKEFLSRLEKMDVGSKEFVDELTKFRDDVVEHAEHEEHEEFNKLQRKLDGDDLGRMAKAVQAAEAIAPTHPHAGVESAKANFAVGPFASMLDRARDLIGAALK, translated from the coding sequence ATGGTCGAAACGTTCGTCCAGAACACCGACGACGTCGTGAAGTTCCTCACCGATCAGCACAACCTGATCAAGGATCTGTTCGACGAAGTGCTCGGCGCCTCGGAGACGAAAGCCCGCGAGAAGGCGTTCGCCGATCTTCGTCAGCTGCTCGCCGTGCACGAGACCGCCGAGGAAATGGTGGTACATCCGCGGGCCCGCAAGGAGGTGGCCGACGGAGAGTCGATCGTCGACGCCCGCCTCAAAGAGGAGCACGAGGCGAAGGAGTTCCTCTCACGGCTGGAGAAGATGGACGTCGGCTCCAAGGAGTTCGTCGACGAGTTGACGAAGTTCCGCGACGATGTGGTCGAGCACGCCGAGCACGAGGAGCACGAGGAGTTCAACAAGCTGCAGCGCAAACTCGACGGCGACGACCTCGGGCGGATGGCCAAGGCGGTACAGGCGGCCGAGGCAATCGCGCCGACCCATCCGCATGCCGGCGTCGAGTCGGCCAAGGCCAACTTCGCGGTTGGGCCGTTCGCCTCGATGCTCGACCGGGCCCGTGACCTCATCGGTGCAGCGCTGAAGTAG
- a CDS encoding vitamin K epoxide reductase family protein: MTVTAPGAVSPTEPAADEPTGLPVGRPSAVWILIAGVLGLVAAVLLTVEKIELLIDPEYVPSCSFNPVLSCGSVMVTPQASVFGFPNSLIGIVSFTIVVVTGVLALARVELPRWYWAGLAAGTLLGAAFVHWLIFQSLYRIGALCPYCMVVWAVTIPLLVVVAAIALQPQRGNAVARVVHTWRWSLVTLWFTGLVLLILVRFWSYWSTLV, encoded by the coding sequence GTGACGGTCACCGCGCCCGGCGCCGTCTCGCCGACCGAGCCCGCGGCTGACGAGCCGACGGGCCTGCCGGTGGGGCGCCCGAGCGCGGTCTGGATCTTGATCGCCGGTGTGCTGGGGCTCGTCGCGGCGGTCCTGTTGACCGTGGAGAAAATCGAGCTGCTGATCGATCCGGAGTATGTTCCCTCCTGCAGTTTCAACCCGGTGCTGTCCTGCGGTTCGGTGATGGTCACGCCGCAGGCCTCGGTGTTCGGCTTCCCGAACTCGCTGATCGGCATCGTCTCGTTCACGATCGTCGTGGTGACCGGCGTGCTGGCGCTGGCTCGCGTCGAGTTGCCGCGCTGGTACTGGGCCGGCCTGGCCGCCGGCACGCTGCTGGGCGCCGCGTTCGTGCACTGGTTGATCTTCCAGAGTCTGTACCGCATCGGCGCGCTGTGCCCGTACTGCATGGTGGTGTGGGCGGTGACGATTCCGCTGCTGGTCGTCGTCGCCGCCATCGCACTGCAGCCCCAACGGGGGAATGCGGTCGCGCGCGTGGTGCACACCTGGCGGTGGTCGCTGGTGACGTTGTGGTTCACCGGCCTGGTGCTGTTGATACTCGTGCGCTTCTGGAGCTACTGGTCCACGCTGGTCTAG
- the coaD gene encoding pantetheine-phosphate adenylyltransferase, which produces MSGAVCPGSFDPVTLGHIDIFERAAAQFDELLIAVLVNPNKKGMFTLDERIAMIEESTEHLPNLRVESGQGLVVDFARKRGLTAIVKGLRTGTDFEYELQMAQMNKHIAGVDTFFVATTPQYSFVSSSLAKEVATLGGDVSDLLPGPVNKRLQAKLRQG; this is translated from the coding sequence ATGAGCGGCGCGGTATGCCCAGGCTCCTTCGACCCGGTGACCCTGGGTCACATCGACATCTTCGAGCGCGCGGCCGCCCAGTTCGACGAATTGCTGATCGCCGTGCTGGTCAACCCGAACAAAAAGGGCATGTTCACCCTCGATGAGCGCATCGCGATGATCGAGGAGTCCACCGAGCACCTGCCGAACCTGCGCGTCGAGTCCGGTCAGGGGCTCGTCGTCGACTTCGCCAGGAAGCGGGGCCTGACCGCGATCGTCAAGGGCCTGCGCACTGGCACCGACTTCGAATACGAACTGCAGATGGCGCAGATGAACAAGCACATCGCCGGCGTCGACACATTCTTCGTCGCCACCACACCGCAGTATTCGTTCGTGTCCTCGTCGTTGGCCAAGGAGGTCGCGACGCTGGGTGGCGATGTCTCCGACCTGCTACCCGGCCCGGTCAACAAGCGGCTGCAGGCCAAGCTTCGGCAGGGTTGA